A region from the Algoriphagus machipongonensis genome encodes:
- a CDS encoding RidA family protein encodes MGTPESNFAKLDLILPPAPKPLGVYKPCLIDGNYLYLSGHGTVQEDGSLIIGRIGVDMDIEEGKLAARQVGLAMLATIKANLGSLNRVKRVIKVLGMVNCKDDFLKHPYIINGCSELFAEVWGTENGIGVRSAVGMGSLPDNIPVEVEAMFELHEGA; translated from the coding sequence ATGGGAACACCTGAAAGTAATTTTGCAAAACTTGATCTAATATTACCCCCGGCTCCAAAGCCACTGGGAGTATACAAGCCCTGCCTTATTGATGGAAACTACTTATATCTTTCCGGACACGGCACTGTCCAAGAGGATGGTAGCTTGATTATAGGTAGAATCGGTGTGGATATGGATATTGAAGAAGGAAAATTGGCTGCACGACAAGTTGGCTTGGCTATGCTTGCTACTATCAAAGCTAATCTTGGTTCTTTAAACAGAGTAAAGCGAGTGATCAAAGTCTTAGGAATGGTCAACTGCAAGGATGATTTCCTCAAACACCCCTATATTATCAATGGCTGCAGTGAATTATTTGCTGAGGTATGGGGAACCGAAAATGGAATTGGAGTAAGGTCCGCTGTAGGCATGGGATCCTTGCCAGACAATATCCCCGTGGAAGTGGAAGCCATGTTTGAGCTACACGAAGGAGCTTAA
- a CDS encoding efflux RND transporter permease subunit: MASLSNVSINRPVLAIVMSLVIILFGAIGISLLGIREFPSVDPPVINVRTTYVGANADVIEAQITEPLEEAINGIQGIKSLTSTSNDGGSSITVEFDVGADLEAAANDVRDKVSGAQRNLPPDAEPPVVSKADADSQPIVFLNVKSDERTLLELSDIAENIFKERLQTIPGVSRVQIWGEKEYAIRLRMDPLKMASYGVTPLDVLSKVQSENVELPSGRIEGEAIELSVRTKSRLSTPQEFNSLIIKEDQNNIVRFQDVGHAELAALNERTVLKRDGVPMVGVVLVPLPGSNNIEIVDEFYRRLEFIKKDLPEDVGLEIGFDSTEYIRSSIQEVQETILTAFILVVAIIFLFLRDWRTTFIPVLTIPISLIGVFFIMYVMDFSINVLTLLGIVLSIGLVVDDAIVVLENIYTRIEKGEKPLAAAEKGAEEIFFAVIATTVALAAVFLPVIFLTGTTGRLFREFGIVVAGAVIISSFVALTMTPMLSSRLLKRREKHNRFYNATEPIFVWLNDGYDRMLGGFMKFRWVSFVLIAFMGIGIYWLFNQIPSELAPVEDRGEIRIQLSGPEGATFSYMDRVIDQMVADFKAEFPPDEVTGLISVTSPGFGSSSTNSGFIRFILTDSENRERSQNDYFNEINEMLKEYTAVRAFASEPQSIGNRRGGLPVQYVLQAPTLEKLKEAIPTFMEEVGKSPAFIFSDINLKFTKPELEIEIDRAKARNIGVSVQEIARTLQLSYSGQRFAYFIKNGKQYQVVGEMRLEDRNEPVNLRMLYVRAENGSLVQLDNLVKVTEKSTPPQLYRFNRFVSGTVSANLAPGYTIGDGLAEMDKIAAEVLDESFATDVSGPSKEFRESSNSLLFAFLFALVLIYLVLSAQFESFLDPLTIMFTVPLAIFGALFTLWSLGFTLNIFSQIGIIMLIGLVTKNGILIVEFANQRKASGMSIHEAIYGAAVARFRPILMTSLSTILGILPIALGLGAGAESRVPMGAAVIGGLTFATILTLFVIPAIYTYLTSKEGRLARI, encoded by the coding sequence ATGGCGAGCTTATCAAATGTAAGTATCAACCGACCGGTATTGGCAATAGTGATGTCACTAGTCATCATACTTTTTGGTGCTATTGGGATTTCATTATTGGGTATCCGGGAGTTTCCAAGTGTGGATCCTCCTGTGATCAATGTTCGGACTACCTATGTAGGAGCCAATGCTGATGTCATTGAAGCACAAATTACCGAGCCTCTGGAAGAAGCGATTAACGGTATACAAGGGATTAAGTCTCTAACTTCTACCAGTAATGATGGAGGAAGTAGTATTACTGTGGAATTTGATGTTGGGGCTGACCTGGAAGCAGCAGCAAATGATGTTCGAGATAAAGTTTCTGGTGCACAGAGGAATTTGCCTCCAGATGCAGAACCACCTGTAGTTTCCAAAGCCGATGCGGATTCTCAGCCTATCGTCTTTTTGAATGTAAAAAGTGACGAAAGAACTTTATTGGAGCTTTCTGATATTGCGGAAAATATATTCAAAGAGCGTTTGCAAACTATCCCTGGTGTCAGCCGAGTACAAATTTGGGGAGAGAAAGAGTACGCAATACGCCTAAGGATGGATCCGTTAAAGATGGCTTCTTATGGCGTCACACCATTGGATGTGCTCTCAAAAGTACAAAGTGAGAATGTAGAGCTTCCTTCGGGAAGAATAGAAGGTGAAGCAATTGAATTATCCGTAAGGACAAAAAGTAGATTGAGCACACCGCAGGAATTCAATTCATTGATCATCAAAGAAGATCAAAATAACATTGTTCGTTTTCAAGATGTAGGACATGCTGAATTGGCTGCTTTAAACGAGCGAACCGTTTTGAAAAGAGATGGCGTTCCCATGGTTGGGGTGGTTTTAGTACCCTTGCCAGGATCCAATAACATTGAAATCGTAGATGAGTTTTATAGAAGATTAGAATTCATCAAGAAAGATCTTCCAGAAGATGTGGGCTTGGAAATTGGATTTGATTCCACAGAGTATATCCGAAGTTCCATTCAAGAAGTTCAGGAAACTATACTCACCGCCTTTATTCTGGTAGTGGCGATTATCTTCCTTTTCCTTAGGGATTGGAGAACGACTTTTATTCCAGTATTGACAATCCCGATTTCCTTAATTGGAGTTTTCTTCATTATGTATGTGATGGATTTTTCCATCAATGTTTTGACATTGCTGGGTATCGTGCTATCGATTGGACTGGTGGTGGATGATGCTATTGTGGTATTGGAAAACATCTATACCCGAATAGAAAAGGGAGAGAAACCTTTAGCAGCAGCAGAAAAAGGCGCTGAAGAGATCTTCTTTGCGGTAATTGCGACTACAGTAGCCTTGGCCGCGGTATTCCTTCCTGTAATATTCTTAACTGGAACGACAGGTAGACTATTCCGTGAATTTGGTATTGTGGTAGCAGGAGCAGTAATTATTTCATCTTTTGTAGCATTGACCATGACGCCGATGCTAAGCTCTAGATTGCTGAAGAGAAGAGAAAAGCACAATAGATTTTACAATGCAACAGAGCCAATTTTTGTTTGGTTGAATGATGGATACGACCGCATGCTTGGAGGTTTTATGAAGTTCCGATGGGTATCCTTTGTACTTATTGCATTCATGGGTATCGGTATCTATTGGTTATTTAATCAAATTCCAAGTGAGTTAGCTCCAGTGGAGGATAGAGGAGAAATTAGGATTCAATTAAGTGGTCCAGAAGGAGCAACTTTTTCCTACATGGACCGAGTAATCGATCAGATGGTAGCAGATTTTAAGGCCGAATTCCCACCTGATGAAGTTACTGGTTTGATTTCTGTGACTTCACCTGGTTTTGGTTCTTCCAGCACGAATTCAGGGTTTATCCGCTTTATTTTGACAGATTCTGAAAATAGGGAAAGGTCTCAAAATGATTACTTCAATGAGATCAATGAAATGCTCAAAGAATACACTGCAGTTAGAGCTTTTGCTTCCGAGCCGCAGTCTATTGGTAATAGAAGAGGGGGACTTCCAGTTCAGTATGTACTGCAGGCACCTACCTTGGAAAAACTGAAGGAAGCCATTCCTACCTTTATGGAGGAAGTAGGTAAAAGCCCAGCGTTTATATTCTCAGATATCAATTTGAAATTCACCAAACCTGAACTTGAAATAGAAATTGATAGGGCAAAAGCAAGAAATATTGGAGTTTCTGTTCAGGAGATTGCTAGAACCCTACAATTATCCTATTCAGGCCAGCGCTTTGCTTATTTTATCAAGAATGGTAAGCAATACCAAGTTGTCGGTGAAATGAGATTGGAAGATCGAAATGAACCAGTCAATCTAAGAATGCTTTATGTACGTGCTGAAAATGGAAGTTTGGTTCAGCTAGATAACCTTGTGAAGGTGACAGAAAAAAGTACGCCACCACAATTGTATAGATTTAATCGATTTGTGAGTGGTACTGTTTCTGCCAACTTGGCTCCTGGTTACACGATTGGAGATGGATTGGCCGAGATGGACAAAATCGCAGCTGAAGTACTGGATGAGTCATTTGCCACGGACGTATCAGGACCTTCCAAAGAATTCAGAGAGAGTTCAAACAGCTTACTCTTTGCATTCCTTTTTGCATTGGTATTGATTTACCTTGTCCTTTCTGCTCAATTTGAAAGTTTCTTGGATCCATTAACCATTATGTTTACAGTTCCACTTGCGATTTTTGGAGCGCTGTTTACCCTTTGGTCTCTAGGTTTCACTTTAAATATCTTTAGTCAGATCGGTATCATCATGCTTATAGGTCTGGTGACCAAAAATGGTATTCTGATAGTGGAATTTGCCAATCAACGAAAGGCCTCAGGGATGTCAATTCATGAAGCCATTTATGGAGCTGCTGTGGCACGATTCAGACCGATTTTGATGACAAGTTTATCGACAATATTAGGGATTTTGCCAATTGCGCTAGGGCTAGGAGCAGGGGCCGAAAGCCGTGTTCCGATGGGAGCTGCAGTAATTGGAGGTTTGACCTTTGCGACCATATTAACCCTTTTCGTGATCCCAGCTATTTATACTTATCTCACATCCAAAGAAGGAAGATTAGCCAGAATTTAA
- a CDS encoding TolC family protein, giving the protein MKNFIAVLLMSSIGTTLFAQSPESLDLEKAIQIGLEKNLEIKIAVENVTVNETNEKIGVGDYFLPVIDATYARNFSKEDVEQKFINDPDPRTIDNAKSRTENFSIVGIYGFQPENIVVMKRLGQLTEISELDAKIVVENTVAGISTAYYRLVLELQRYEVLKRTLELSQSRLDIAEAQYELGGAGKRDFLTAEVDYNSDLTLLVNQEQIIRAARINLNELMALAPDTEFQVNDTITVGDQLRLLDLEENAFMENKQLLVSQRQENVAFLQLKELQTSRLPQINLTGTYVNNTSNSDAGFLLQNQRQGFNFGGNITLNLFSGLTLNRRIQNAKVQKKIQGYALDQYEIQLTSDIHRAYNTYETNRNLLEIEKSNYEVAKENTDIALERFRLGISSYLEFRDAQVNLLTAENRLITSIYNIKEMEIELMRLSGRIFFQNSFEELDLPTEN; this is encoded by the coding sequence ATGAAGAATTTTATTGCAGTGCTCTTAATGAGCAGTATAGGTACTACTCTTTTTGCCCAAAGTCCAGAATCTCTTGATCTAGAAAAAGCGATTCAAATTGGCTTGGAAAAAAATCTGGAGATAAAAATTGCTGTGGAAAATGTCACGGTCAACGAAACGAATGAAAAAATCGGTGTTGGCGATTATTTTCTTCCAGTAATTGATGCGACCTATGCCCGGAATTTCAGTAAAGAGGACGTAGAGCAAAAGTTTATCAATGACCCAGACCCTCGTACTATCGATAACGCTAAATCCCGAACAGAGAATTTTAGTATAGTGGGGATTTATGGATTTCAACCAGAGAATATTGTGGTAATGAAACGACTCGGTCAACTGACTGAAATTTCAGAACTTGATGCTAAAATAGTGGTTGAAAATACGGTAGCAGGAATTTCTACCGCCTATTACCGATTGGTGCTTGAACTCCAGAGATATGAGGTTTTAAAAAGAACCCTTGAGCTGAGTCAATCCAGACTGGATATTGCCGAAGCTCAGTATGAGCTAGGTGGAGCTGGAAAGAGGGATTTCCTTACGGCAGAAGTGGATTACAATTCAGATTTAACCTTGTTGGTCAATCAAGAGCAAATCATTAGAGCAGCAAGAATTAACTTGAATGAGTTGATGGCTTTAGCACCTGATACTGAATTTCAAGTGAATGACACCATTACGGTGGGTGATCAGCTTAGATTATTGGATTTGGAAGAAAATGCCTTTATGGAAAATAAGCAGTTATTAGTGTCGCAAAGACAGGAAAACGTGGCATTCCTTCAACTGAAAGAACTTCAAACGTCAAGGCTTCCTCAGATAAATCTAACGGGCACATATGTGAATAACACGTCTAATTCAGATGCTGGTTTCTTGCTTCAAAACCAAAGACAAGGTTTTAATTTTGGCGGAAATATTACGTTGAACCTATTCAGCGGATTGACATTGAATAGAAGAATTCAAAATGCCAAAGTCCAAAAGAAAATTCAGGGCTATGCCTTAGATCAATATGAAATTCAATTGACTTCTGATATTCATAGAGCATATAACACGTATGAGACGAACAGAAACTTATTGGAAATCGAAAAGAGTAATTACGAAGTGGCGAAAGAAAACACCGATATTGCTTTGGAAAGGTTTAGACTGGGAATATCCTCCTACTTGGAATTTAGGGATGCTCAAGTCAATTTATTGACTGCAGAAAACCGATTAATTACCTCGATTTATAATATTAAGGAGATGGAAATCGAACTGATGAGGCTATCTGGGAGAATCTTTTTCCAGAATAGTTTTGAAGAGTTAGATTTGCCAACAGAGAATTAA
- a CDS encoding MltF family protein, protein MKKALILFFAVVTLLIFGVQCTFLEKNFGKKVEEEAYILDLPGIKTRGYIRAAVDNNSTGYYIYRGRRMGYEYELLRDLAKRLKVQLHLVLVSDINDAFDYLEDGKVDIIAMNLVKNEERQNRAEFTLPLGKMNTVLVGRKSSGKVESWSDLEGDTIVVRQGSIYKSQLCAVKDSMKVQFTVLESPDHEETLIDKIVQDEIKWTIADQNIAQANGTYYDGLDISWNVEKAGEVSWVVRNNSPQLLSTVNTWMEDKQKRFIPDLYAKYFLNSKNSYFRSNSPFSSLAGNRISNFDEIIQSGAEQLGWDWRLLASLVYKESRFDTTATSYAGATGLLQLMPVTLERFGVSNPHDPIESLSGGVRYLRYLDKFWMERVPETNERVKYILASYNIGHGHVEDAWRLAMKYGRNTQSWEDVSEFLELKTDPKYYKDPVVKSGFAKGHLAVNYVKDILSIFDSYKALVEP, encoded by the coding sequence ATGAAGAAAGCACTCATTCTTTTCTTTGCTGTAGTAACCCTATTAATCTTTGGGGTACAATGCACCTTTCTGGAAAAAAACTTCGGTAAAAAGGTGGAAGAAGAAGCCTATATCCTGGACCTACCTGGAATCAAGACTAGAGGTTATATACGTGCAGCTGTGGATAATAACTCTACGGGATATTACATATACCGAGGAAGAAGGATGGGGTATGAGTATGAATTGCTACGCGACCTTGCCAAAAGGCTGAAAGTTCAATTACACCTAGTTTTGGTTTCTGACATTAATGATGCCTTCGATTATTTGGAAGATGGAAAAGTGGATATCATTGCCATGAACCTCGTTAAAAATGAAGAACGACAAAACCGCGCTGAGTTTACTTTGCCTTTAGGAAAAATGAATACAGTCCTGGTGGGGAGAAAATCTTCAGGTAAGGTGGAATCATGGTCAGATTTGGAAGGCGATACTATTGTGGTTCGTCAAGGATCAATCTATAAATCACAGCTTTGCGCCGTGAAAGATTCTATGAAGGTTCAATTTACTGTCTTAGAAAGTCCCGACCATGAAGAGACCTTGATAGACAAAATTGTTCAGGATGAAATTAAATGGACAATTGCCGATCAAAATATTGCTCAGGCCAACGGCACCTATTATGATGGGTTGGATATCTCCTGGAATGTAGAAAAAGCAGGTGAGGTGTCTTGGGTTGTTAGAAATAATTCTCCACAATTATTGTCAACAGTCAATACTTGGATGGAGGATAAGCAAAAGCGATTTATTCCAGATTTATACGCGAAATACTTTTTGAACTCTAAAAACAGCTATTTTCGCTCCAACAGCCCATTTTCATCCTTGGCAGGAAACCGTATTTCAAATTTTGACGAAATTATTCAAAGTGGAGCAGAGCAGCTGGGCTGGGACTGGAGACTTCTTGCATCTTTGGTATACAAGGAGTCTAGGTTTGACACAACGGCAACTTCCTACGCTGGAGCCACAGGATTACTTCAATTGATGCCTGTCACTTTAGAAAGGTTTGGAGTCAGCAATCCTCATGATCCTATAGAGTCACTTTCTGGCGGTGTGAGATATCTACGCTATCTGGATAAGTTTTGGATGGAGAGAGTGCCTGAAACGAATGAACGTGTCAAGTATATTTTGGCCTCCTATAATATAGGGCATGGACATGTGGAAGATGCCTGGAGACTTGCAATGAAGTATGGTCGTAATACCCAAAGTTGGGAAGATGTCTCTGAATTTCTCGAGTTAAAAACTGATCCAAAGTATTATAAAGATCCAGTGGTAAAAAGCGGTTTTGCAAAAGGCCACCTTGCTGTCAATTATGTCAAAGACATCCTCAGTATTTTTGATTCCTATAAGGCACTAGTTGAACCTTAA
- a CDS encoding efflux RND transporter periplasmic adaptor subunit, translating to MKNQTKIILIVGIVLIIIAAFLYPRLDNRNSNEASVAASGAGPGAPTTLPVKVVEIREETLRNQLSVTGTIIPNESVDLRSEVSGLVTRISFKEGQYVTKGTPLVYLNDDELQAQYQRLVYTQKLFESQENRQKQLLAREAISQEEYDIVLNQYNTTLSDLKLVEAQLAKTVIRAPFNGVLGLRQISEGSVIGTADVIANFVNIDPIKIEFSIPERYANQVTVGSEIFFTNESSPEEVTGTVYAFETQIDAATRTLKLRAESPNKEKKFLPGMFVRIRFVLGETENAMMVPSEAIIPELQGYKVFVVGADNKAEVRTVEIGTRTDTQVQITSGLEVGDLVLTTGVLQARQGSPVEYTQIN from the coding sequence ATGAAAAACCAGACTAAGATTATCCTGATAGTAGGGATTGTCCTCATCATCATTGCAGCTTTTTTATATCCAAGGCTAGACAATCGTAATTCCAATGAGGCAAGTGTTGCAGCTTCTGGGGCTGGACCAGGGGCGCCTACCACTTTGCCTGTAAAAGTGGTTGAAATCCGAGAGGAAACTTTAAGAAATCAACTTTCTGTCACTGGTACGATTATACCTAATGAATCGGTGGATTTGAGATCAGAAGTTTCTGGCTTGGTAACTCGTATATCTTTTAAGGAAGGTCAGTACGTAACAAAAGGAACTCCATTGGTCTATTTAAATGACGATGAGTTACAAGCTCAATATCAACGTTTGGTTTATACCCAAAAACTTTTTGAAAGTCAGGAAAATAGACAAAAGCAATTATTGGCACGTGAGGCGATTAGTCAGGAAGAATATGATATTGTATTAAACCAATACAATACCACGCTTTCAGATTTAAAGTTGGTGGAGGCTCAACTTGCAAAGACAGTGATAAGAGCTCCTTTCAATGGAGTTTTGGGATTGAGACAAATAAGTGAAGGTAGTGTGATCGGTACGGCGGATGTCATTGCCAATTTTGTCAATATTGACCCGATTAAGATTGAATTTTCTATTCCAGAAAGATATGCCAATCAAGTAACTGTAGGATCAGAGATTTTTTTTACCAATGAGTCTTCCCCTGAGGAGGTAACAGGAACTGTGTATGCATTCGAAACTCAGATTGATGCGGCTACTAGAACCTTGAAATTAAGAGCTGAAAGCCCTAATAAGGAGAAGAAGTTCTTGCCTGGAATGTTTGTGAGAATACGATTTGTTTTGGGAGAAACAGAAAATGCTATGATGGTTCCATCAGAAGCAATCATCCCGGAACTTCAAGGATATAAAGTTTTTGTAGTAGGTGCTGATAATAAAGCTGAGGTACGCACAGTAGAAATCGGTACACGTACAGATACGCAAGTTCAGATCACGAGTGGTCTGGAAGTGGGTGATCTGGTTCTTACCACTGGGGTTTTACAAGCAAGGCAGGGGTCACCTGTAGAGTACACTCAAATTAACTAA
- a CDS encoding gluconate:H+ symporter — MTILLVLLSIAILVLLIVWAKLNPFLAFIISSIIAGFLLGMPADQIAGSVQKGIGDLLGGLVIVIVTGAMLGKLVAESGAAQRIADFLMGIFGQKNIIWAMSITGLVVGIPLFYNVGFVLLVPLAFTVAYQYKISAVYVGIPLLAALSVTHGFLPPHPSPAALVAQFDANMGLTLFYGFIIAIPTIIIAGPIFAKTLKNVKASPLKTFQAETRPESELPGTFNSFFTALLPVFLLVGMTALNLNTSAESSIAPLIGFVADPAIVMLISVLVATYTLGLRRNFKMTQLMDIYTIATKDIAMILLIVAGAGALKQIFTDTGVSQVIADGLSTWDVQPLFLAWVITAIIRVCVGSATVAGLTTAGIIAPLVGTMNVDPNLLVLSIGAGSLMFSHFNDAGFWMYKEFFNVSIKDTIRTWSLMETLVAVFGLIGVLILNLFI, encoded by the coding sequence ATGACCATTCTTTTAGTACTGCTCAGTATTGCCATATTAGTTCTGCTTATTGTCTGGGCTAAACTCAATCCTTTTCTAGCATTTATTATTTCATCCATTATTGCAGGCTTTTTATTAGGCATGCCGGCAGATCAAATTGCGGGATCAGTTCAAAAAGGAATTGGTGACCTTTTAGGAGGTTTGGTTATTGTTATTGTTACAGGTGCTATGCTAGGAAAGCTTGTCGCGGAAAGTGGGGCAGCACAGCGAATTGCTGACTTCCTTATGGGTATTTTTGGACAAAAAAATATCATATGGGCCATGTCAATCACTGGATTGGTTGTCGGCATTCCTCTCTTTTACAATGTTGGATTTGTATTATTGGTGCCCTTGGCCTTTACCGTAGCCTATCAATACAAAATTTCTGCTGTGTACGTAGGGATTCCCCTGCTTGCTGCTTTATCCGTAACACATGGATTTTTACCACCGCATCCTTCACCAGCTGCATTAGTTGCACAGTTTGATGCCAACATGGGCTTAACCTTATTTTATGGTTTCATTATAGCCATCCCCACCATCATTATAGCGGGCCCAATTTTCGCCAAGACTTTAAAAAATGTCAAAGCGAGTCCCTTAAAAACCTTCCAAGCAGAAACCCGACCTGAGTCTGAGCTTCCGGGAACTTTCAACAGTTTTTTTACTGCCTTACTCCCTGTGTTTTTATTGGTTGGAATGACTGCATTAAACCTAAATACTAGCGCAGAGAGCAGCATAGCTCCGTTGATTGGATTTGTAGCTGACCCAGCGATTGTGATGTTGATTTCTGTCTTGGTTGCTACATACACTTTGGGACTCAGAAGGAATTTTAAAATGACCCAATTGATGGATATATATACCATCGCTACAAAAGATATCGCCATGATTTTATTAATTGTGGCAGGTGCAGGAGCATTGAAACAAATCTTTACGGATACCGGCGTGAGTCAGGTTATTGCTGATGGATTAAGTACCTGGGATGTCCAGCCGCTATTCTTAGCCTGGGTAATAACTGCAATTATTCGAGTTTGTGTAGGGTCTGCAACAGTAGCAGGCTTGACTACGGCTGGAATCATAGCACCATTGGTAGGTACCATGAATGTTGACCCAAATTTGCTGGTACTCTCTATCGGGGCAGGAAGCTTGATGTTTTCCCACTTCAACGATGCGGGCTTCTGGATGTATAAGGAGTTTTTTAATGTGAGTATCAAAGACACTATCCGTACTTGGTCCTTAATGGAAACGCTGGTGGCAGTCTTTGGATTAATTGGAGTCCTTATTTTAAATTTATTTATCTAA